In one Inquilinus sp. Marseille-Q2685 genomic region, the following are encoded:
- the hisD gene encoding histidinol dehydrogenase produces the protein MPLRLDARSPGFAEDFEAFVSARRGAHADVAGAVAAIVAETRARGDAALIDYTERFDRVRLTPETLRIGAEEIAAAKARVDAETLAALDLAARRIESFHERTELPALSYVDEDGIGLGARWTPIDAVGIYVPGGLANYPSSVLMNAIPARVAGVGRIAMAVPAPDGVLNPLVLAAAERAGVTEIWRIGGAQAVAALAYGTASIRPVDKITGPGNAYVAEAKRQVFGAVGIDMIAGPSEILVVADAGNDPEWIAVDLLSQAEHDTHAQSVLITDDAAFADAVTVAVDRVLARLPKAEIAGASWRDQGGVIVVGSLDDAAPLVDRLAPEHLELAVADPDRLADRVRHAGAIFLGRHAPEAVGDYVAGPNHVLPTARSARFASGLSVFDFVKRTTLVRCDAAGLARVGPAAVRLARAEGLEAHALSIAQRLKAAG, from the coding sequence ATGCCGCTGCGTCTTGATGCCCGCTCGCCCGGCTTTGCCGAGGATTTCGAGGCCTTCGTCTCCGCCCGCCGCGGCGCCCATGCCGATGTCGCCGGCGCCGTCGCCGCCATCGTGGCCGAGACCAGGGCGCGCGGCGACGCGGCGCTGATCGACTACACCGAGCGCTTCGACCGTGTCCGCCTGACGCCGGAGACGCTGCGCATCGGTGCCGAGGAGATCGCCGCCGCCAAGGCCCGGGTGGATGCCGAGACCCTGGCGGCGCTGGACCTCGCCGCCCGCCGGATCGAATCCTTCCACGAGCGGACCGAACTGCCGGCCCTGTCCTATGTCGACGAGGACGGCATCGGCCTCGGCGCCCGGTGGACGCCGATCGACGCGGTCGGGATCTATGTGCCGGGCGGCCTCGCCAACTATCCGAGCTCCGTCCTGATGAACGCGATCCCGGCCCGGGTGGCGGGGGTCGGCCGCATCGCCATGGCGGTGCCGGCGCCGGACGGGGTGCTGAACCCGCTGGTGCTGGCCGCGGCCGAGCGGGCCGGGGTGACCGAGATCTGGCGCATTGGCGGCGCCCAGGCGGTGGCGGCGCTGGCCTATGGCACCGCCAGCATCCGCCCGGTCGACAAGATTACCGGCCCCGGCAACGCCTATGTCGCCGAGGCCAAGCGCCAAGTCTTCGGCGCCGTCGGCATCGACATGATCGCCGGCCCGTCCGAGATCCTGGTGGTGGCCGATGCCGGCAACGACCCGGAATGGATCGCGGTCGACCTCCTGTCCCAGGCCGAGCACGACACCCATGCCCAGTCGGTGCTGATCACCGACGACGCGGCCTTCGCCGATGCGGTGACCGTGGCGGTCGACCGCGTGCTGGCCCGGCTGCCCAAGGCGGAGATCGCCGGCGCCAGCTGGCGCGACCAGGGCGGCGTGATCGTGGTCGGGTCGCTGGACGACGCGGCGCCGCTGGTCGACCGGCTGGCGCCCGAGCATCTCGAGCTCGCGGTCGCCGATCCGGACCGCCTGGCCGACCGGGTCCGCCACGCCGGCGCGATCTTCCTGGGCCGCCACGCGCCGGAGGCGGTGGGCGACTATGTCGCCGGGCCGAACCATGTGCTGCCGACGGCGCGCAGCGCCCGCTTCGCCAGCGGCCTCAGCGTCTTCGACTTCGTCAAACGGACCACGCTGGTGCGCTGCGACGCCGCGGGCCTCGCCAGGGTCGGCCCGGCGGCGGTGCGCCTGGCCCGGGCCGAGGGGCTGGAGGCGCATGCGTTGTCGATCGCCCAGCGGCTGAAGGCGGCCGGATGA
- a CDS encoding calcium-binding protein: MRISAPESALLFDSTDIRDYTDNALAALPNLIIGTMADDSLTGTAASDLILGLDGNDVIDAREDFGIDAEADIILAGRGNDTIHTGDNAIVLAGSGDDLAWITQSTTVLLGDGNDTLRVEAYRSGGNTVFGGAGDDVIDTQTHAVVANDRLYGGDGNDTINFIGDNTLVHGGAGNDLLYAGVDGRAPTDNGCVYGDGGDDMIFLGGSIIDTPSGTHFELDGGDGNDTIMSNSRGSDQITGGAGNDVFVFNWIEASRPADADVITDFTFNAQEQDKIDLSILSEFADWRPPIDGLPSNLTFIGYDEFSGAGREVRLVRSGDGTDVVIDMGSEGLVSIHLAGVTQELTADAFLL, encoded by the coding sequence ATGCGCATTTCAGCACCCGAATCCGCACTGCTGTTCGATAGCACGGACATCCGGGACTATACCGACAACGCCTTGGCCGCCTTGCCGAACCTGATCATCGGGACCATGGCGGATGACAGCCTCACCGGCACGGCTGCCTCGGACCTGATCCTCGGGCTCGATGGCAACGACGTGATCGACGCGAGGGAAGACTTTGGCATAGATGCAGAGGCCGACATCATCCTCGCGGGACGCGGCAACGACACGATCCATACGGGCGACAATGCAATTGTTCTCGCCGGCTCCGGCGACGATCTCGCCTGGATCACACAGTCCACCACGGTCTTGCTCGGCGATGGTAACGACACCCTGCGCGTCGAAGCCTATCGGAGTGGAGGCAACACGGTCTTTGGCGGTGCCGGAGACGATGTTATCGACACGCAAACCCACGCGGTCGTGGCGAATGACCGCCTCTATGGCGGCGACGGCAACGACACGATCAACTTCATCGGCGACAATACGCTCGTACACGGCGGGGCCGGCAACGACCTGCTGTATGCAGGTGTGGACGGGAGAGCTCCGACGGATAACGGCTGCGTCTACGGCGATGGCGGCGACGATATGATCTTCCTCGGTGGCAGCATCATAGACACTCCGAGCGGAACACATTTCGAACTCGATGGTGGGGACGGGAACGACACCATCATGTCCAACTCCAGAGGCTCGGACCAGATCACCGGCGGCGCCGGAAATGACGTGTTCGTCTTCAATTGGATCGAAGCCAGCCGTCCGGCCGACGCGGACGTGATCACCGATTTCACGTTCAACGCGCAGGAGCAGGACAAGATCGACCTGTCCATCCTCAGTGAATTTGCCGACTGGCGCCCTCCGATCGACGGCTTGCCCTCGAACCTCACCTTCATCGGATACGATGAATTCAGCGGCGCGGGCCGCGAAGTTCGCCTCGTTCGATCCGGGGATGGCACCGACGTCGTGATCGATATGGGAAGCGAGGGATTGGTTTCCATCCATCTCGCTGGCGTCACGCAGGAACTGACGGCCGACGCCTTTCTGCTCTGA
- a CDS encoding arsenate reductase ArsC yields MAGPTSVLFACTQNAIRSPMAEAILKHVAGSRIFVDSVGVRPDELDPFAVAVMKEIGIDLSRHRPKGFDDLEDDNFDLVISLSPEAQHRAVEMTRTTACDLEFWNTFDPTAIEGNREARLAAFRQVRDMLLARIRERFGDLEQERA; encoded by the coding sequence ATGGCGGGGCCGACCAGCGTCCTCTTCGCCTGCACCCAGAACGCGATCCGCTCGCCGATGGCCGAGGCGATCCTGAAGCATGTGGCGGGGTCGCGCATCTTCGTCGACAGCGTCGGGGTGCGGCCGGACGAGCTCGACCCCTTCGCCGTGGCGGTGATGAAGGAGATCGGCATCGACCTCAGCCGCCACCGCCCGAAGGGCTTCGACGACCTCGAGGACGACAATTTCGACCTGGTGATCTCGCTGTCGCCCGAGGCCCAGCACCGGGCGGTGGAGATGACCCGCACCACCGCCTGCGACCTGGAGTTCTGGAACACCTTCGACCCGACCGCGATCGAGGGCAACCGCGAGGCCCGGCTGGCCGCCTTCCGCCAGGTCCGCGACATGCTGCTGGCCCGCATCCGCGAGCGCTTCGGCGACCTGGAGCAGGAGCGGGCGTGA
- a CDS encoding nucleoside triphosphate pyrophosphatase: MIAGDVLVLASASPRRLDLLRQIGIVPDQVLPADLDETPLKRELPGPHAKRLAQAKAEVIRARAPGAFVLAADTVVGCGRRILPKAETDAELRQCLELLSGRRHRVHGGVCLIAPDGTLRLRLVQSSVIFKRLTPEEIDAYVASGEGRGKAGGYAIQGRAATFIRAIEGSYSNIVGLPLFETSQLLRGAGFRW, encoded by the coding sequence GTGATTGCTGGCGACGTGCTTGTTCTCGCCTCGGCCTCGCCGAGGCGTCTCGATTTGTTGCGCCAGATCGGCATCGTGCCGGACCAGGTCCTGCCCGCCGATCTCGACGAGACCCCGCTGAAGCGCGAGCTGCCAGGCCCCCACGCCAAGCGACTGGCCCAGGCCAAGGCCGAGGTGATTCGGGCCCGGGCGCCCGGCGCCTTCGTCCTGGCGGCCGACACCGTGGTCGGCTGCGGCCGGCGGATCCTGCCCAAGGCCGAGACCGACGCCGAGCTGCGGCAGTGCCTGGAGCTGCTGTCCGGCCGGCGCCACCGCGTCCATGGCGGCGTCTGCCTGATCGCGCCGGACGGCACCCTGCGGCTGCGGCTGGTGCAGAGCAGCGTTATCTTCAAGCGCCTGACCCCGGAGGAGATCGACGCCTATGTCGCCTCGGGCGAGGGCCGCGGCAAGGCCGGCGGCTATGCCATCCAGGGCCGGGCGGCGACCTTCATCCGGGCGATCGAAGGCTCCTATTCCAACATCGTCGGCTTGCCGCTGTTCGAGACCTCGCAGCTGCTGCGCGGCGCGGGCTTCCGCTGGTGA
- a CDS encoding DNA gyrase inhibitor YacG encodes MPTTTPEPRGRCPICRKPTVQQYRPFCSRRCADIDLGHWFSEAYTIPAKPEDEAEETLQSDEDQR; translated from the coding sequence ATGCCCACGACGACTCCCGAGCCCCGCGGGCGCTGCCCGATCTGCCGCAAGCCGACGGTGCAGCAGTACCGTCCGTTCTGCTCCCGCCGCTGCGCCGACATCGATCTGGGCCATTGGTTTTCAGAGGCTTACACGATCCCGGCGAAGCCCGAGGACGAGGCCGAAGAAACATTGCAGTCGGATGAAGATCAGCGCTAG
- a CDS encoding UPF0262 family protein: MNRAAGDAEEGRLVEVVIDESAAVRRSPEVAHERRVAIHDLIEQNSFRLVEGPPGPYRLRLRMEENRLIFEVATGTEGEPERVALPIQPFRRIIKDYFLVCESYYAAIKTAPPSRIEAIDMGRRGLHDEGSVLLGERLADRIAMDHATARRLFTLLCVLQIRG, encoded by the coding sequence ATGAACCGCGCGGCCGGCGACGCGGAGGAGGGGCGCCTCGTCGAGGTCGTGATCGACGAGAGTGCGGCCGTTCGCCGGTCGCCGGAGGTGGCGCATGAGCGCCGGGTCGCGATCCACGACCTGATCGAGCAGAACAGCTTCCGCCTGGTCGAGGGACCGCCGGGGCCCTACCGCCTGCGCCTGCGCATGGAGGAGAACCGGCTGATCTTCGAGGTCGCGACCGGGACCGAGGGCGAGCCCGAGCGGGTGGCCCTGCCGATCCAGCCCTTCCGCCGGATCATCAAGGACTATTTCCTGGTCTGCGAGAGCTACTACGCCGCGATCAAGACCGCGCCGCCCTCCAGGATCGAGGCCATCGACATGGGCCGCCGCGGGCTGCACGACGAGGGCTCGGTGCTGCTCGGCGAAAGGCTGGCCGACCGGATCGCGATGGACCACGCGACGGCGCGGCGGCTGTTCACGCTGCTCTGCGTCCTGCAGATCCGCGGGTGA
- a CDS encoding ribonuclease E/G, protein MKTVEITATDGVLLAGVVIDGRLADLAAERLSRPSLSGAVMLARVEKVDRVSAAAFLDIGTGRSAFLPLRGPEADSLRAGAPVIVQILADPRAEKGAEATRDVALPGAGLIHLPFSAGVAVSSRLGPAAKREWQQRLEGGWIVRAASAGMATDAVLDEATRLARRWEAIADRAEAARAPALLEPAPGAARRLVLDHPDAARIVVDGAALLPPLQRWAATAVPDLAPRIAAGAAPLGDALDSLLSPTVPLPSGGSITIEATRALTAIDVDGGRAPDHVRANREAALEIARQLRLRNIGGTVVVDFISMRRGGDRAALLNAFRGALADDPLRVQLSESLSPLGLAELARERRGQALAEVVHG, encoded by the coding sequence GTGAAGACGGTCGAGATCACCGCGACGGACGGCGTGCTGCTGGCCGGCGTGGTGATCGACGGCCGCCTGGCCGACCTCGCCGCCGAGCGCCTGTCCCGGCCGAGCCTTTCGGGCGCAGTGATGCTGGCCAGGGTCGAGAAAGTCGACCGCGTCTCCGCCGCCGCCTTCCTCGACATCGGCACCGGCCGCAGCGCCTTCCTGCCGCTGCGCGGGCCGGAGGCCGACTCGCTGCGGGCCGGTGCGCCGGTGATCGTGCAGATCCTTGCGGATCCGCGGGCGGAGAAGGGGGCGGAGGCCACGCGCGACGTGGCGCTGCCCGGCGCCGGGCTGATCCATCTGCCGTTCTCGGCCGGCGTGGCGGTGTCGAGCCGGCTGGGACCCGCGGCGAAGCGGGAGTGGCAGCAGCGCCTCGAAGGCGGCTGGATCGTGCGCGCCGCCAGCGCCGGCATGGCGACCGACGCGGTGCTGGACGAGGCGACGCGGCTGGCGCGGCGCTGGGAGGCGATCGCCGACCGCGCCGAGGCCGCCCGCGCCCCGGCGCTGCTGGAGCCGGCGCCGGGCGCCGCCCGCCGGCTGGTCCTGGACCATCCGGATGCTGCCCGGATCGTGGTCGACGGCGCCGCCCTGCTGCCGCCGCTGCAGCGCTGGGCCGCCACGGCGGTGCCCGACCTCGCGCCCCGCATCGCGGCCGGCGCCGCGCCGCTGGGCGACGCGCTGGATTCGCTGCTGAGCCCGACCGTGCCGCTGCCCTCCGGCGGCAGCATCACCATCGAGGCGACGCGCGCGCTGACCGCGATCGACGTCGATGGCGGCCGCGCGCCGGACCATGTCCGCGCCAACCGCGAGGCGGCCCTGGAGATCGCCCGGCAGCTGCGGCTGCGCAACATCGGCGGCACCGTGGTCGTCGACTTCATCTCGATGCGCCGCGGCGGCGACCGGGCGGCGCTGCTGAACGCCTTCCGCGGCGCGCTGGCCGACGACCCGCTGCGGGTGCAGCTGAGCGAATCGCTGTCACCGCTGGGCCTGGCCGAGCTGGCGCGAGAGCGGCGCGGCCAAGCCCTGGCCGAGGTCGTCCACGGCTGA
- the infA gene encoding translation initiation factor IF-1, with the protein MAKEDLIEFSGTVTELLPNAMFRVKLDNDHEVLAHTSGKMRKNRIRVLAGDRVNVEMTPYDLTKGRITFRFK; encoded by the coding sequence ATGGCCAAGGAAGATTTGATCGAGTTCTCGGGCACCGTGACCGAGCTGCTCCCCAACGCGATGTTCCGGGTGAAGCTCGACAACGACCACGAAGTTCTCGCGCACACCTCGGGCAAGATGCGCAAGAACCGCATCCGGGTGCTGGCGGGCGACCGGGTCAATGTCGAGATGACCCCATACGACCTGACCAAGGGTCGCATCACCTTCCGCTTCAAGTAA